A stretch of DNA from bacterium:
GTTCCCGATCCGAATTACCGTTTTCATGGAGCGGCTCCTTTCGTGTGTGGTTTGTGGTTGGTCGTGCTTCCACTTCGCCACACCAGGGGCCGCTTCGTCAAACTTCAACTAATTTTTGCACTCCGCCGCAATTTCTTTTTCTGAAATTATCTCACCTTGCAGGTCCTGACAAAGGTGTAGGACGAACTTATTGCACCAAGCAGCCGGTCGCCGCGAACCACGATGTTCGGCCACAAAGTCCACCGGCCTACTCCCAATGGGTTAATGTCCCTTCGCTCCCGTTCTGGCGGAAACCGAAAGTTTCCGGCAATTTGATGCACGGTCAGTTTTCCGTGATGCACCGTTGTACTTTCTGCGGCATCCCAATAACGCGAGGATATGTACCATGCCCGCCTATCGGCGTGCCATGGGAGGAATGACATGGATCTCGTTCACTCCCTTTTTCCGGGAAGAGGAAACCATGTTTAAGATCAAAGGACCAATCCTTGTCGCGATGGATCTCGATCATCGATCCGATGATCTGCTTCGTCAAGCGGACGCACTTGCGCGTTCCAACAACGTCCAACTATCTGTCTGTCATGTCCTCCCCGAGATCTTTGCTGTGCGACCCTTGTTTCCTCAACTGCATCTTGACGACGCTCTGAAGAGCTCCGAGCTGGAGACGGCGGTTCGCGACGCTCTTCTGAAGCGCATTCGAACGGTGACAACCCGGGAGTCGCGCCAAACGGGGATTGAGATCGAACAGGGCACGGTGCATGCGGGAATACTACGTGCTGCCGAACGCATCGGAGCAGGAGTCGTGGTCGTCGGAGGAAATGTCGATCAAAGGGGTCTGCAAATTCCGAGCAACACTGCGGAGCATATCGTTCGCTATGCGAATTGTCCCGTTCTTGTGTCGCGGCCGTCTCCTGCCGGGAACGTATTGGCAGCGACCGACTTTTCCGACCCCGCACTTCCCGCCGTTGAAGCCGGCGCAGCTGAGGCACGGCGCCTCAAGGCCGACCTGACAATCATTCATGCCATCGATCTGCTCCCGGTGATGAGTCCCTATTATGGAGAGTTCCTAGGCATGCCTCCGATGGCTCTCAGCGACCAAATGAGAAAGCTCTGGCAGACAAAACTTGAGGAGTGCGTGCATCTCTTCAAGGCCAAAGGCGGTGGCCTGCTTCGCGATGGACCGGCGGCGTCGGCGATCTTGAGCGCGGCATCG
This window harbors:
- a CDS encoding universal stress protein, whose translation is MPAYRRAMGGMTWISFTPFFREEETMFKIKGPILVAMDLDHRSDDLLRQADALARSNNVQLSVCHVLPEIFAVRPLFPQLHLDDALKSSELETAVRDALLKRIRTVTTRESRQTGIEIEQGTVHAGILRAAERIGAGVVVVGGNVDQRGLQIPSNTAEHIVRYANCPVLVSRPSPAGNVLAATDFSDPALPAVEAGAAEARRLKADLTIIHAIDLLPVMSPYYGEFLGMPPMALSDQMRKLWQTKLEECVHLFKAKGGGLLRDGPAASAILSAASELSAQLLVVGNHGRTGLNRVALGSVAEAIVRAAPCSVLIVRFD